Proteins encoded by one window of Halococcus salifodinae DSM 8989:
- a CDS encoding zinc ribbon domain-containing protein — protein MASEQPDSDQEETTELESDPEESIQETTSTSNSKPKLGPDEVYCTSCGAAIKNQAEVCPECGVRQTTDERQTGKQKQGSSIEISDRRQYELEKMASKDITTTMLWGLFLTPIGYLKVGKTGLAVLNFLTFNYILLGFVIVPLHTRKMIKDAREELRRAGVAGY, from the coding sequence ATGGCATCAGAACAACCAGACTCAGATCAGGAGGAAACTACTGAATTAGAATCAGACCCCGAGGAATCGATTCAAGAAACCACTTCAACTTCTAACAGCAAGCCAAAACTGGGTCCTGACGAAGTCTATTGTACAAGTTGTGGAGCAGCTATCAAGAATCAGGCTGAAGTCTGTCCAGAATGCGGCGTTCGACAAACCACGGACGAAAGACAGACAGGAAAGCAAAAACAAGGCAGTAGCATCGAAATATCAGATAGACGTCAATATGAGTTGGAAAAGATGGCAAGCAAAGATATAACAACCACTATGCTGTGGGGGTTGTTTCTCACGCCGATTGGATACCTCAAGGTCGGTAAGACTGGGTTGGCCGTCCTGAATTTTCTCACCTTTAATTATATTCTTCTCGGGTTCGTTATCGTCCCCCTTCATACGAGAAAAATGATTAAAGATGCTAGAGAAGAACTCAGAAGGGCTGGGGTAGCAGGTTACTGA
- a CDS encoding L-lactate MFS transporter, which yields MSATGTDKNRWVIAASAVAIHLSIGSIYAYSIYQIPLNETLGWSTGSVTTAFSIAIFVLGITAAFLGSYVEKYGPRRSGLAAAVLYGLGMVGSGVSVLLGSLPLFLATFGVVGGMGIGVGYITPIGTLVEWFPDRRGMATGLAVMGFGAGALLTGPLGNFLIQGYGVATAFFALGALYFVLMAAGSSYLAKPPDGWLPEGMEDTPENQEEARSALSGISNLTAKEARTSPRFWMVWLIVFINVSAGIMLLAFASPMLQQIAGASATTAAFITGYIGIFNGGGRIAWASLSDYIGRTTTYAAFFAIQIVAFFVMPQVTGVWLLAGIIFLVITCYGGGFACLPAYLSDLFGTEEVSAIHGYALTAWGVAGVAGPQLASIILESTGNYTSALYVMNGALVVGLVTVVVLRWRIGKLQNASRAPSATETATD from the coding sequence ATGTCAGCCACGGGCACGGACAAGAACCGATGGGTGATCGCGGCGTCGGCCGTCGCGATCCACCTGTCGATCGGTAGCATTTACGCGTACAGTATCTACCAGATACCGTTAAACGAGACGCTGGGCTGGAGCACGGGGAGCGTGACGACCGCCTTTTCGATCGCTATCTTCGTGCTCGGCATCACGGCCGCCTTCCTGGGGAGTTACGTCGAGAAGTACGGCCCACGGCGATCCGGGCTGGCTGCGGCCGTCCTGTACGGCCTCGGGATGGTCGGCTCCGGCGTGAGTGTCCTCCTCGGAAGCCTCCCGCTCTTTCTCGCTACGTTCGGGGTCGTCGGCGGGATGGGAATCGGAGTCGGATACATCACACCGATCGGGACGCTCGTCGAGTGGTTCCCCGACCGCCGCGGAATGGCTACCGGCCTCGCAGTGATGGGGTTCGGGGCCGGCGCGCTGCTGACCGGTCCGCTCGGAAACTTCCTGATCCAGGGCTACGGCGTCGCGACGGCCTTTTTCGCCCTCGGCGCGTTGTACTTCGTCCTGATGGCGGCGGGATCGAGCTATCTCGCCAAGCCGCCGGACGGGTGGCTGCCTGAGGGGATGGAAGACACACCGGAAAACCAGGAGGAAGCGAGGAGCGCGCTGTCGGGAATCAGTAACCTCACCGCGAAGGAAGCACGCACGTCGCCACGCTTCTGGATGGTGTGGCTCATCGTCTTCATCAACGTCTCGGCGGGGATCATGCTGCTCGCGTTCGCCTCGCCGATGCTCCAGCAGATCGCCGGCGCGAGCGCAACGACCGCCGCGTTCATCACCGGCTACATCGGGATCTTCAACGGCGGCGGCCGCATCGCGTGGGCCTCCCTGTCGGATTACATCGGCCGGACGACGACGTATGCGGCGTTTTTCGCCATCCAGATCGTCGCCTTCTTCGTGATGCCACAGGTCACGGGCGTCTGGCTCCTCGCGGGAATCATCTTCCTCGTCATCACGTGCTACGGCGGCGGGTTCGCCTGCCTGCCGGCGTACCTCAGCGACCTCTTCGGCACCGAGGAGGTCAGCGCGATCCACGGCTACGCGCTCACGGCGTGGGGTGTCGCCGGCGTGGCCGGCCCGCAGCTCGCCTCGATAATTCTCGAATCGACGGGGAACTACACGAGCGCGCTGTACGTCATGAACGGTGCGCTCGTCGTGGGTCTCGTGACGGTGGTCGTCCTCCGCTGGCGGATCGGCAAGCTCCAGAACGCGAGTCGTGCTCCGAGCGCCACGGAGACGGCGACCGACTGA
- a CDS encoding CehA/McbA family metallohydrolase, producing MSQTATVAIDPHVHSEGSYDGREPVELLLEHVADLELDGIVVTDHDAIEESLRAAELAPEYGLLGIPGVEVSTSHGHLLAIGVETRPERGRSLTETVERVRDLGGVAVVPHPFQRSRHGVRKRYLTDCDAIEAYNSMVFTGYRNRRARAFATAHEYPKVGASDAHTLPNVGRAYTEIRIDLDAASLRSEAIDGEAVVEAMRAGATEIKGKRTPIHRSARQYTKGAFRKGAYLATSRMPVVPTVPASMSE from the coding sequence ATGAGTCAGACGGCCACGGTCGCCATCGATCCGCACGTCCATTCGGAGGGCTCGTACGACGGCCGGGAGCCGGTCGAACTCCTCCTCGAACACGTGGCCGATCTCGAACTCGACGGGATCGTCGTCACCGACCACGACGCGATCGAGGAGTCGCTCCGAGCGGCCGAGCTCGCGCCCGAGTACGGGCTGCTCGGGATCCCGGGCGTCGAGGTCTCGACCAGCCACGGCCACCTGCTCGCCATCGGGGTCGAAACCCGCCCGGAACGGGGGCGATCGCTCACTGAAACGGTCGAGCGGGTGCGCGACCTCGGCGGCGTCGCGGTCGTTCCCCACCCCTTCCAGCGGAGCCGTCACGGCGTCAGGAAACGCTATCTCACCGACTGTGATGCGATCGAAGCCTACAACTCGATGGTGTTCACGGGCTACCGGAACCGTCGGGCACGGGCGTTCGCGACGGCGCACGAGTACCCGAAAGTCGGCGCGAGCGACGCTCACACCCTCCCGAACGTCGGCCGGGCCTACACCGAGATCCGGATCGATCTCGACGCCGCGTCGCTTCGCTCCGAGGCCATCGACGGCGAGGCGGTCGTCGAGGCGATGCGTGCGGGCGCGACCGAGATCAAGGGCAAGCGAACGCCGATCCACCGCAGCGCACGTCAGTACACGAAAGGTGCGTTCCGGAAGGGAGCCTATCTCGCCACGTCGCGAATGCCGGTCGTCCCGACCGTCCCCGCCTCGATGAGCGAGTGA